Proteins co-encoded in one Setaria viridis chromosome 9, Setaria_viridis_v4.0, whole genome shotgun sequence genomic window:
- the LOC117837563 gene encoding uncharacterized protein: MDGSESSRGRSKQEVEENVNTRSSWKEEHENQENADSRKYSDRSRKHGYEYEVGHQDDDRMITPSNDRNESMRNSDRSSGLACSADEDIYNVRKDSRSPKLPRRSPDDSKDRDYDRRRGREDKNEWEPSRRFSPDASARSSERREGSREKQQRDQEEKASVRRTDEVYADESGGSLRVDTREAQRDDKSDRGRDRSWNEKARDLEGSKDYGRNSQLRDPKEANDAEWRNAQERLDGGNFHGRGGYRRDSRGRSESVRGPSTYGNRYDNSDSIEIRPNSNLNFGREGSASGRRFEVGAHRDSVPGGTDDKSTDYPESDPSGGTSMVSSFPQQGPKGDRPSRGGRGRPNGRDSQRIGVPMPIMPPPFGPLGLPPGPMQHMGPNIPHSPGPPLLPGVFMPPFPGPLVWPGARGVDVNMLSVPPNLPMPPPVAAEHRFTPNVGAGSGHNIHLNQIDTGLGAPTDVSGLGYNHMGPQSRDMLHDKPGWTPHRNSGPNRKAPSRGEQNDYSQNFVDTGMRPQNFIRELDLTSVAEDYPKLRELIQRKDEIVAKSASPPMYYKCDLREHVLSPEFFGTKFDVILVDPPWEEYAHRAPGITDHIEYWNAEEIMNLKIEAIADTPSFVFLWVGDGVGLEQGRQCLKKWGFRRCEDVCWVKTNKKNATPSLRHDSHTLLQHSKEHCLMGIKGTVRRSTDGHVIHANIDTDIIIAEEPTDGSTKKPEDMYRIIEHFALGRRRLELFGEDHNIRPGWLTLGKNLSYSNFNKETYIRNFADKDGKVWQGGGGRNPPPEAPHLVVTTPEIESLRPKSPPAKN, encoded by the exons ATGGATGGGTCTGAGTCTAGTAGAGGTCGCAGCAAGCAGGAAGTTGAGGAAAATGTTAATACAAGGAGCAGTTGGAAGGAGGAACATGAAAATCAGGAGAATGCAGATAGCAGAAAGTATTCTGACAGATCCAGAAAACATGGATATGAATATGAAGTTGGGCATCAGGATGATGATAGGATGATCACACCTTCAAATGATAGGAATGAATCAATGAGGAACTCAGATAGAAGCTCAGGCCTGGCCTGCAGTGCTGACGAAGACATCTATAATGTGAGAAAGGACTCACGATCACCCAAACTTCCAAGGAGAAGCCCTGATGATTCCAAGGATAGGGACTATGATAGAAGGAGGGGAAGAGAGGACAAGAATGAATGGGAACCTTCAAGAAGATTTAGCCCCGATGCTTCTGCTAGGAGTTCCGAGAGGAGGGAGGGTAGCAGGGAGAAGCAACAACGGGACCAAGAGGAAAAGGCTTCAGTCAGGAGGACAGATGAGGTTTATGCTGATGAAAGTGGTGGTTCTCTTAGGGTTGACACAAGAGAAGCCCAAAGGGATGATAAATCAGACAGAGGGAGGGACAGAAGTTGGAATGAGAAAGCCCGAGATCTTGAAGGGTCTAAGGATTATGGTAGGAACAGTCAGTTGCGAGATCCTAAGGAGGCAAATGATGCTGAATGGAGAAATGCACAGGAAAGGCTAGATGGTGGGAATTTCCATGGCCGAGGTGGGTACCGGAGAGATTCTAGGGGTAGATCTGAAAGTGTTAGAGGTCCCTCAACCTATGGGAATCGATATGACAATTCTGATTCCATAGAGATTCGGCCTAATAGTAATCTTAATTTTGGAAGGGAGGGCTCTGCTTCTGGGAGAAGATTTGAAGTGGGAGCACATCGGGATTCAGTACCAGGAGGAACTGATGATAAATCCACTGATTATCCTGAATCAGATCCAAGTGGCGGCACCAGCATGGTTTCTTCATTTCCTCAACAAGGTCCAAAAGGTGATAGACCATCtagaggaggaagggggaggCCAAATGGAAGGGATTCTCAAAGAATTGGAGTTCCAATGCCAATCATGCCTCCTCCATTTGGTCCTCTCGGCCTGCCACCAGGACCAATGCAGCATATGGGACCAAATATTCCGCATTCCCCAGGTCCTCCTCTTCTACCTGGCGTCTTCATGCCGCCATTTCCAGGACCTCTTGTGTGGCCTGGAGCACGAGGTGTTGATGTGAATATGCTTTCTGTTCCTCCCAACCTTCCCATGCCTCCTCCAGTTGCTGCTGAACATAGGTTTACACCAAATGTGGGAGCTGGTTCTGGTCATAATATTCACTTAAATCAAATAGACACTGGGTTAGGTGCTCCAACAGATGTATCAGGATTGGGTTACAATCATATGGGCCCGCAAAGCCGTGACATGCTCCATGATAAACCAGGTTGGACGCCACATAGGAACAGTGGACCAAACAGAAAAGCTCCTTCAAGGGGTGAACAAAATGATTACTCACAGAACTTTGTGGACACTGGCATGCGGCCTCAAAATTTCATTAGAGAACTGGATCTTACAAGCGTAGCAGAGGACTATCCAAAGTTGAGAGAACTCATACAGAGGAAGGATGAAATCGTTGCGAAGTCAGCTTCACCGCCAATGTATTACAAGTGTGACCTGCGGGAACATGTTCTTTCTCCAGAATTTTTTGGTACCAAGTTCGATGTTATTCTTGTGGATCCTCCATGGGAGGAGTATGCCCATCGTGCACCAGGAATCACAGATCACATAGAATATTGGAATGCTGAGGAGATTATGAATTTGAAGATTGAG GCTATTGCAGATACACCCTCCTTTGTGTTCCTTTGGGTTGGCGATGGTGTAGGCCTTGAACAGGGTCGTCAATGTCTAAAGAAG TGGGGATTTCGTAGGTGTGAGGATGTTTGTTGGGTGAAAACGAACAAGAAAAATGCAACACCAAGTCTGCGGCATGACTCACATACATTGTTGCAGCATTCAAAG GAGCATTGCTTGATGGGCATAAAAGGAACAGTGCGTCGTAGCACGGATGGTCACGTCATCCATGCAAATATTGACACAGATATAATTATAGCTGAAGAACCAACTGATG GTTCAACAAAAAAGCCTGAGGACATGTATAGGATCATTGAGCATTTTGCTCTTGGAAGGAGGCGGCTTGAACTCTTTGGCGAGGATCATAACATCCGTCCAGGCTGGCTTACTCTTGGGAAAAATTTATCTTACTCGAACTTCAACAAAGAG ACATATATTAGGAATTTTGCGGACAAGGATGGAAAAGTATGGCAAGGAGGTGGTGGTCGAAACCCTCCCCCAGAGGCTCCTCACCTTGTTGTGACAACTCCGGAGATCGAAAGCCTGAGGCCCAAGTCACCCCCAGCAAAGAACTAG